Proteins encoded by one window of Scatophagus argus isolate fScaArg1 chromosome 8, fScaArg1.pri, whole genome shotgun sequence:
- the dnmt3ba gene encoding DNA (cytosine-5-)-methyltransferase 3 beta, duplicate a isoform X1 translates to MYDPDVTGAGLPIGECASGRRQESGGSSLRAQPSWKMASTMVVTPDSSHDKSSRFYLVTWVNNLLKTNFKDVRQMGSGACHCQIMDCVIPGSVDMTKVKFDAQGEDDCKHNFSLLLEAFSKNGITRTIPVEELIKGDFKSNFETMKWFKTFYTANGKNEDYDPVKARDSHDISPIVMSPQSWRSKMEPGLEENGTEKRKTFPYSEKWKDIFDWAGHSTLGEKYTYCCSCDRDLNTFQRGLFELRQHAETNKHKKMSQTSTEDSQQSHCSEPLPCSNEAIRFIYKHCNAGSANGEQVPGHFARRKLGLQYPKDITSVCQHTPYCVYIYGGVTLEKDDTVCVILVGFFDVEASRHCIRFLDALQSVGDGDQTAAAVVEMLKKFGLPTNNLVAVFSDGNGAASEHICSHLRELNPNIVALGGLYTIADAAYHAGIKELSNQVQELMVDIYAHYSSCSTKNDNLKALFGSDVGADSPSFHLNTSCLKFCLLVTKILEIWTDLTVYFKSCDKNDDKAKSICSQLQDPKVRATFMFLEQALKPLHSFQRHLQTHEGAARADSLRILEEASSLTCTYTSYFLHSQAAVRFLKEHDVQILKNEKFHLSSPQLSLGWKAIEDFLNESDASGALPLLKEEALSFYIALTGCIAEELPLSEGMLKSIAQLLSPQSRLKVTGKAVGELGTKLGICSSPEEVNQLTSEFLEYQLAEEGEREEGGKNNSAVLPLEEHWTSVLKDTKLTSVFTRLVLTLLSFPRPPLEPQQVFAKALESEDSVVSSESTALTESRCKVTSNRMLSDSNSSKNRPVHLVQVKPCEVRLTKLSHLKNEHYVLWKEGTSRGNFGWESSLRQKPQARTVFQAGTSNWSKPVNLDKDSKQGLESEKEVAEETSPSSKPTPRGRRKAAYQDGKGFLTGELVWGKVKGFSWWPGMVMPWKTKLAPPGMRRVEWFGDGMFSEIYTEGLLSFGAFTKCFCKNSFASLPIYREAIFQIIELAGERCSKSFAEAEGNKEKELKLMLDWAFEGFLPTGPEGFTPPDAAAQQHGFSDSALSDYQPPAKRKYVLKNKANASVITYKRESIPEKVKEKGKTIEDFCLSCGSPEIDVQHPLFQGGLCLKCKENFSETLFRYDEDGYQSYCTVCCAGFEVILCGNVSCCRCFCKDCLDILVGPGTFDSLRDVDPWSCYICKPSQCVGNLKLRADWSVKVQDFFANNSAMEFEPHRVYPSISADQRRPIRVLSLFDGIATGYLVLKDLGFKIERYIASEICEDSIAVGMIKHKGMIEYVNDVRTITRKHLAEWGPFDLLIGGSPCNDLSMVNPLRKGLFEGTGRLFFEFYRILTMLKPKEGDDRPFFWLFENVVFMSAHDKSDICRFLECNPILIDAVKVSPAHRARYFWGNLPGMNRPLATALDDKVALQDCLEVGRMAKFDKVRTITTKSNSIRQGKMGPLPVNMNGKEDYLWCTELEQIFGFPKHYTDVNNMGRMQRQKVLGRSWSVPVIRHLFAPLKDYFECE, encoded by the exons ATGTATGACCCGGACGTCACAGGGGCCGGTTTGCCTATCGGAGAATGTGCTTCAGGACGAAGGCAAGAGTCAGGAGGATCATCTTTAAGGGCACAGCCGAG CTGGAAGATGGCAAGCACAATGGTTGTGACTCCAGACTCCAGCCACGATAAATCCAGCCGCTTCTATTTGGTGACCTGGGTCAACAACCTGCTGAAGACAAACTTCAAAGATGTGCGGCAGATGGGTTCAG GTGCATGTCACTGTCAGATCATGGACTGTGTTATTCCTGGCTCTGTTGACATGACGAAGGTGAAGTTTGATGCGCAAGGTGAGGATGACTGCAAGCACAACTTCAGTCTTCTTCTTGAGGCCTTCAGCAAGAACGGTATCACACGG ACCATTCCAGTTGAAGAGCTCATTAAAGGGGATTTTAAAAGCAACTTTGAGACAATGAAGTGGTTCAAAACTTTCTACACGGCAAACGGGAAAAATGAAGACTATGACCCTGTGAAAGCTCGGGACAGCCATGATATCAGCCCTATTGTGATGTCTCCTCAATCAT GGAGATCTAAAATGGAGCCTGGCTTGGAAGAGAACGGcactgaaaaaaggaaaacatttccaTATTCTGAGAAGTGGAAGGATATTTTTGATTGGGCTGGCCATAGTACTCTTGGAGAAAAATATACCTACTGCTGCTCTTGTGACAGGGACCTTAACACATTTCAGAGAGGCCTTTTTGAACTCAGGCAACATgcggaaacaaacaaacacaagaaaatgtcTCAAACTTCCACGGAAGATAGCCAGCAAAGCCACTGCTCTGAGCCGCTACCGTGTAGTAACGAAGCTATTCGGTTTATCTACAAACACTGTAACGCCGGCTCTGCTAATGGTGAACAGGTGCCTGGCCATTTTGCACGCCGTAAGCTGGGGTTGCAGTACCCCAAAGATATCACATCTGTTTGCCAGCACACTCCTTACTGTGTGTACATCTATGGAGGGGTAACACTGGAAAAGGATGACACTGTCTGTGTGATCCTTGTTGGGTTTTTTGATGTTGAAGCCTCCAGGCACTGCATTCGATTTCTGGATGCTCTTCAGTCAGTGGGTGATGGagatcaaacagcagcagcagtggtggagaTGTTGAAGAAATTTGGGTTACCCACAAATAatcttgttgctgttttttccgATGGTAATGGTGCGGCGTCAGAACACATCTGCTCACATCTCAGGGAACTCAACCCAAACATAGTGGCCTTAGGTGGGCTGTATACCATCGCTGATGCTGCTTACCATGCAGGGATTAAGGAGCTCTCCAATCAGGTTCAAGAGTTGATGGTGGATATCTACGCCCATTACTCCTCCTGCTCTACCAAGAACGACAACCTCAAGGCTCTTTTTGGCTCAGATGTTGGCGCGGACAGTCCATCATTTCATCTCAACACCAGCTGCCTTAAGTTTTGCCTGTTAGTCACGAAAATCTTGGAAATATGGACAGATCTCACAGTGTATTTTAAGTCTTGCGACAAGAACGATGACAAAGCCAAGTCAATATGTTCCCAGCTGCAGGATCCCAAAGTCAGGGCAACATTTATGTTTCTTGAGCAGGCCCTGAAGCCTTTGCACAGTTTCCAAAGACATCTACAGACACATGAGGGAGCTGCCCGAGCTGATAGTCTACGCATCCTGGAAGAGGCCAGTAGCCTGACATGCACCTACACCTCCTACTTCCTACATTCACAAGCTGCTGTTCGCTTCCTCAAAGAGCATGATGTGCAGATCCTTAAGAATGAGAAGTTCCACCTGTCAAGCCCTCAACTCAGTCTGGGTTGGAAAGCTATAGAGGACTTCCTGAATGAGTCAGATGCTTCAGGGGCATTGCCGCTGTTAAAAGAGGAGGCTTTATCTTTCTACATCGCACTCACAGGTTGCATTGCAGAGGAGCTACCTTTAAGCGAGGGGATGTTAAAGAGCATAGCCCAGCTGCTGAGCCCCCAGAGCAGGCTGAAAGTGACAGGAAAGGCAGTTGGGGAACTTGGGACCAAGCTGGGAATCTGCAGCTCTCCTGAGGAGGTCAACCAGCTCACATCTGAATTTCTTGAGTATCAGCTGGccgaggagggagagagagaagagggagggaagaacaACTCAGCAGTGCTTCCTCTGGAGGAACACTGGACCAGCGTACTGAAGGACACCAAGCTGACCTCGGTCTTCACAAGGCTTGTTTTGACCCTGTTGTCTTTCCCCCGTCCTCCACTTGAACCTCAGCAGGTTTTTGCCAAG gCCCTGGAGAGTGAAGACAGTGTGGTCTCCTCTGAGAGTACAGCCTTAACAGAAAGCAGGTGCAAAGTCACGTCCAACCGCATGCTCtctgacagcaacagcagcaaaaaccgCCCAGTTCACTTAGTGCAAg TGAAGCCATGTGAAGTCCGCCTTACAAAGTTAAGTC ACCTAAAGAATGAACATTATGTCCTGTGGAAAGAG GGGACCAGTAGGGGGAATTTTGGCTGGGAGAGCAGCTTGCGCCAGAAGCCACAGGCCCGTACAGTGTTTCAGGCTGGTACTAGCAACTGGTCCAAACCTGTAAATCTTGATAAGGACAGCAAACAGGGTCTGGAGTCCGAAAAGGAGGTG GCAGAAGAGACGTCACCATCCAGTAAACCTACACCGAGAGGACGACGGAAAGCCGCCTACCAG gatGGGAAAGGATTTCTGACGGGAGAACTCGTGTGGGGGAAAGTGAAGGGCTTCTCCTGGTGGCCTGGGATGGTGATGCCTTGGAAGACCAAGTTAGCTCCCCCGGGTATGCGGCGGGTCGAGTGGTTTGGAGACGGGATGTTCTCAGAG ATCTATACAGAGGGCCTTCTGTCATTTGGTGCCTTTACCAAGTGCTTCTGTAAAAATTCCTTTGCCAGTTTGCCCATCTACAGGGAAGCCATCTTCCAGATAATCGAA ttgGCAGGTGAGCGGTGTTCCAAGTCTTTTGCTGAGGcagaaggaaataaagaaaaggagcTGAAGCTGATGCTGGACTGGGCTTTTGAAGGATTTCTGCCTACAGGACCTGAAGGATTCACGCCTCCTG ATGCTGCTGCACAACAACATGGTTTTTCTGACTCTGCCCTCTCTGACTACCAGCCTCCAGCAAAAAGGAAATATGTTCTTAAAAATAAGGCAAACGCATCCGTCATCACTTACAAAAGAG AATCAATCCCAGAAAAGGTCAAAGAGAAAGGCAAAACTATCGAAG atttttgtttgtcttgcgGATCACCTGAGATTGACGTGCAGCACCCGCTGTTTCAGGGTGGTCTTTGTCTAAAATGCAAG GAGAACTTCTCGGAGACGCTGTTTCGCTACGATGAAGATGGCTACCAGTCGTATTGCACCGTGTGCTGTGCCGGCTTCGAGGTCATCCTGTGTGGCAACGTCAGCTGCTGCAG ATGTTTCTGTAAGGACTGCCTGGACATCCTGGTGGGCCCGGGAACCTTTGACAGTCTGAGAGACGTTGATCCGTGGAGCTGCTACATATGCAAGCCGTCGCAATGCGTCGGAAACCTCAAACTAAGGGCGGACTGGAGCGTTAAGGTCCAAGACTTCTTTGCCAACAACAGCGCCATGGAGTTT GAGCCTCACAGAGTTTACCCCTCCATCTCCGCTGATCAACGCAGACCAATCAGGGTGCTCTCACTTTTTGACGGCATTGCAACAG GATACCTGGTGCTCAAAGACCTGGGCTTTAAGATTGAGCGCTACATCGCTTCAGAGATTTGCGAGGATTCGATTGCCGTGGGCATGATCAAGCACAAGGGAATGATCGAATATGTCAATGATGTTCGTACCATCACGAGGAAGCAT CTTGCTGAATGGGGTCCATTTGATCTTCTGATTGGTGGCAGTCCGTGTAACGACCTGTCCATGGTCAACCCTCTTCGAAAAGGATTATTTG AGGGCACCGGGAGGCTCTTTTTTGAGTTCTACCGCATATTAACCATGTTGAAGCCAAAGGAGGGCGACGACCGTCCGTTCTTCTGGTTGTTCGAGAACGTGGTTTTCATGAGTGCCCACGACAAGTCAGACATCTGCAGATTCCTCGAG tgtaatcCAATTCTTATTGATGCAGTGAAAGTCAGTCCTGCTCACAGAGCCCGCTACTTTTGGGGGAACCTCCCTGGCATGAACAG ACCTCTTGCTACAGCACTAGATGACAAAGTGGCCCTCCAGGATTGTTTGGAAGTCGGACGCATGGCAAAG TTTGACAAAGTTCGCACCATCACGACAAAGTCCAACTCCATAAGGCAGGGCAAGATGGGGCCGCTACCTGTCAACATGAACGGCAAGGAGGACTACCTGTGGTGCACCGAGTTAGAACA GATCTTTGGCTTCCCCAAACACTACACAGATGTGAATAACATGGGCCGGATGCAGAGGCAGAAAGTCCTGGGTCGGTCCTGGAGCGTCCCTGTTATTCGTCACCTCTTCGCTCCGCTGAAGGATTACTTCGAATGTGAATAA
- the dnmt3ba gene encoding DNA (cytosine-5-)-methyltransferase 3 beta, duplicate a isoform X2 gives MVRGRFAYRRMCFRTKARVRRIIFKGTAESWKMASTMVVTPDSSHDKSSRFYLVTWVNNLLKTNFKDVRQMGSGACHCQIMDCVIPGSVDMTKVKFDAQGEDDCKHNFSLLLEAFSKNGITRTIPVEELIKGDFKSNFETMKWFKTFYTANGKNEDYDPVKARDSHDISPIVMSPQSWRSKMEPGLEENGTEKRKTFPYSEKWKDIFDWAGHSTLGEKYTYCCSCDRDLNTFQRGLFELRQHAETNKHKKMSQTSTEDSQQSHCSEPLPCSNEAIRFIYKHCNAGSANGEQVPGHFARRKLGLQYPKDITSVCQHTPYCVYIYGGVTLEKDDTVCVILVGFFDVEASRHCIRFLDALQSVGDGDQTAAAVVEMLKKFGLPTNNLVAVFSDGNGAASEHICSHLRELNPNIVALGGLYTIADAAYHAGIKELSNQVQELMVDIYAHYSSCSTKNDNLKALFGSDVGADSPSFHLNTSCLKFCLLVTKILEIWTDLTVYFKSCDKNDDKAKSICSQLQDPKVRATFMFLEQALKPLHSFQRHLQTHEGAARADSLRILEEASSLTCTYTSYFLHSQAAVRFLKEHDVQILKNEKFHLSSPQLSLGWKAIEDFLNESDASGALPLLKEEALSFYIALTGCIAEELPLSEGMLKSIAQLLSPQSRLKVTGKAVGELGTKLGICSSPEEVNQLTSEFLEYQLAEEGEREEGGKNNSAVLPLEEHWTSVLKDTKLTSVFTRLVLTLLSFPRPPLEPQQVFAKALESEDSVVSSESTALTESRCKVTSNRMLSDSNSSKNRPVHLVQVKPCEVRLTKLSHLKNEHYVLWKEGTSRGNFGWESSLRQKPQARTVFQAGTSNWSKPVNLDKDSKQGLESEKEVAEETSPSSKPTPRGRRKAAYQDGKGFLTGELVWGKVKGFSWWPGMVMPWKTKLAPPGMRRVEWFGDGMFSEIYTEGLLSFGAFTKCFCKNSFASLPIYREAIFQIIELAGERCSKSFAEAEGNKEKELKLMLDWAFEGFLPTGPEGFTPPDAAAQQHGFSDSALSDYQPPAKRKYVLKNKANASVITYKRESIPEKVKEKGKTIEDFCLSCGSPEIDVQHPLFQGGLCLKCKENFSETLFRYDEDGYQSYCTVCCAGFEVILCGNVSCCRCFCKDCLDILVGPGTFDSLRDVDPWSCYICKPSQCVGNLKLRADWSVKVQDFFANNSAMEFEPHRVYPSISADQRRPIRVLSLFDGIATGYLVLKDLGFKIERYIASEICEDSIAVGMIKHKGMIEYVNDVRTITRKHLAEWGPFDLLIGGSPCNDLSMVNPLRKGLFEGTGRLFFEFYRILTMLKPKEGDDRPFFWLFENVVFMSAHDKSDICRFLECNPILIDAVKVSPAHRARYFWGNLPGMNRPLATALDDKVALQDCLEVGRMAKFDKVRTITTKSNSIRQGKMGPLPVNMNGKEDYLWCTELEQIFGFPKHYTDVNNMGRMQRQKVLGRSWSVPVIRHLFAPLKDYFECE, from the exons ATGGTGAG GGGCCGGTTTGCCTATCGGAGAATGTGCTTCAGGACGAAGGCAAGAGTCAGGAGGATCATCTTTAAGGGCACAGCCGAG AGCTGGAAGATGGCAAGCACAATGGTTGTGACTCCAGACTCCAGCCACGATAAATCCAGCCGCTTCTATTTGGTGACCTGGGTCAACAACCTGCTGAAGACAAACTTCAAAGATGTGCGGCAGATGGGTTCAG GTGCATGTCACTGTCAGATCATGGACTGTGTTATTCCTGGCTCTGTTGACATGACGAAGGTGAAGTTTGATGCGCAAGGTGAGGATGACTGCAAGCACAACTTCAGTCTTCTTCTTGAGGCCTTCAGCAAGAACGGTATCACACGG ACCATTCCAGTTGAAGAGCTCATTAAAGGGGATTTTAAAAGCAACTTTGAGACAATGAAGTGGTTCAAAACTTTCTACACGGCAAACGGGAAAAATGAAGACTATGACCCTGTGAAAGCTCGGGACAGCCATGATATCAGCCCTATTGTGATGTCTCCTCAATCAT GGAGATCTAAAATGGAGCCTGGCTTGGAAGAGAACGGcactgaaaaaaggaaaacatttccaTATTCTGAGAAGTGGAAGGATATTTTTGATTGGGCTGGCCATAGTACTCTTGGAGAAAAATATACCTACTGCTGCTCTTGTGACAGGGACCTTAACACATTTCAGAGAGGCCTTTTTGAACTCAGGCAACATgcggaaacaaacaaacacaagaaaatgtcTCAAACTTCCACGGAAGATAGCCAGCAAAGCCACTGCTCTGAGCCGCTACCGTGTAGTAACGAAGCTATTCGGTTTATCTACAAACACTGTAACGCCGGCTCTGCTAATGGTGAACAGGTGCCTGGCCATTTTGCACGCCGTAAGCTGGGGTTGCAGTACCCCAAAGATATCACATCTGTTTGCCAGCACACTCCTTACTGTGTGTACATCTATGGAGGGGTAACACTGGAAAAGGATGACACTGTCTGTGTGATCCTTGTTGGGTTTTTTGATGTTGAAGCCTCCAGGCACTGCATTCGATTTCTGGATGCTCTTCAGTCAGTGGGTGATGGagatcaaacagcagcagcagtggtggagaTGTTGAAGAAATTTGGGTTACCCACAAATAatcttgttgctgttttttccgATGGTAATGGTGCGGCGTCAGAACACATCTGCTCACATCTCAGGGAACTCAACCCAAACATAGTGGCCTTAGGTGGGCTGTATACCATCGCTGATGCTGCTTACCATGCAGGGATTAAGGAGCTCTCCAATCAGGTTCAAGAGTTGATGGTGGATATCTACGCCCATTACTCCTCCTGCTCTACCAAGAACGACAACCTCAAGGCTCTTTTTGGCTCAGATGTTGGCGCGGACAGTCCATCATTTCATCTCAACACCAGCTGCCTTAAGTTTTGCCTGTTAGTCACGAAAATCTTGGAAATATGGACAGATCTCACAGTGTATTTTAAGTCTTGCGACAAGAACGATGACAAAGCCAAGTCAATATGTTCCCAGCTGCAGGATCCCAAAGTCAGGGCAACATTTATGTTTCTTGAGCAGGCCCTGAAGCCTTTGCACAGTTTCCAAAGACATCTACAGACACATGAGGGAGCTGCCCGAGCTGATAGTCTACGCATCCTGGAAGAGGCCAGTAGCCTGACATGCACCTACACCTCCTACTTCCTACATTCACAAGCTGCTGTTCGCTTCCTCAAAGAGCATGATGTGCAGATCCTTAAGAATGAGAAGTTCCACCTGTCAAGCCCTCAACTCAGTCTGGGTTGGAAAGCTATAGAGGACTTCCTGAATGAGTCAGATGCTTCAGGGGCATTGCCGCTGTTAAAAGAGGAGGCTTTATCTTTCTACATCGCACTCACAGGTTGCATTGCAGAGGAGCTACCTTTAAGCGAGGGGATGTTAAAGAGCATAGCCCAGCTGCTGAGCCCCCAGAGCAGGCTGAAAGTGACAGGAAAGGCAGTTGGGGAACTTGGGACCAAGCTGGGAATCTGCAGCTCTCCTGAGGAGGTCAACCAGCTCACATCTGAATTTCTTGAGTATCAGCTGGccgaggagggagagagagaagagggagggaagaacaACTCAGCAGTGCTTCCTCTGGAGGAACACTGGACCAGCGTACTGAAGGACACCAAGCTGACCTCGGTCTTCACAAGGCTTGTTTTGACCCTGTTGTCTTTCCCCCGTCCTCCACTTGAACCTCAGCAGGTTTTTGCCAAG gCCCTGGAGAGTGAAGACAGTGTGGTCTCCTCTGAGAGTACAGCCTTAACAGAAAGCAGGTGCAAAGTCACGTCCAACCGCATGCTCtctgacagcaacagcagcaaaaaccgCCCAGTTCACTTAGTGCAAg TGAAGCCATGTGAAGTCCGCCTTACAAAGTTAAGTC ACCTAAAGAATGAACATTATGTCCTGTGGAAAGAG GGGACCAGTAGGGGGAATTTTGGCTGGGAGAGCAGCTTGCGCCAGAAGCCACAGGCCCGTACAGTGTTTCAGGCTGGTACTAGCAACTGGTCCAAACCTGTAAATCTTGATAAGGACAGCAAACAGGGTCTGGAGTCCGAAAAGGAGGTG GCAGAAGAGACGTCACCATCCAGTAAACCTACACCGAGAGGACGACGGAAAGCCGCCTACCAG gatGGGAAAGGATTTCTGACGGGAGAACTCGTGTGGGGGAAAGTGAAGGGCTTCTCCTGGTGGCCTGGGATGGTGATGCCTTGGAAGACCAAGTTAGCTCCCCCGGGTATGCGGCGGGTCGAGTGGTTTGGAGACGGGATGTTCTCAGAG ATCTATACAGAGGGCCTTCTGTCATTTGGTGCCTTTACCAAGTGCTTCTGTAAAAATTCCTTTGCCAGTTTGCCCATCTACAGGGAAGCCATCTTCCAGATAATCGAA ttgGCAGGTGAGCGGTGTTCCAAGTCTTTTGCTGAGGcagaaggaaataaagaaaaggagcTGAAGCTGATGCTGGACTGGGCTTTTGAAGGATTTCTGCCTACAGGACCTGAAGGATTCACGCCTCCTG ATGCTGCTGCACAACAACATGGTTTTTCTGACTCTGCCCTCTCTGACTACCAGCCTCCAGCAAAAAGGAAATATGTTCTTAAAAATAAGGCAAACGCATCCGTCATCACTTACAAAAGAG AATCAATCCCAGAAAAGGTCAAAGAGAAAGGCAAAACTATCGAAG atttttgtttgtcttgcgGATCACCTGAGATTGACGTGCAGCACCCGCTGTTTCAGGGTGGTCTTTGTCTAAAATGCAAG GAGAACTTCTCGGAGACGCTGTTTCGCTACGATGAAGATGGCTACCAGTCGTATTGCACCGTGTGCTGTGCCGGCTTCGAGGTCATCCTGTGTGGCAACGTCAGCTGCTGCAG ATGTTTCTGTAAGGACTGCCTGGACATCCTGGTGGGCCCGGGAACCTTTGACAGTCTGAGAGACGTTGATCCGTGGAGCTGCTACATATGCAAGCCGTCGCAATGCGTCGGAAACCTCAAACTAAGGGCGGACTGGAGCGTTAAGGTCCAAGACTTCTTTGCCAACAACAGCGCCATGGAGTTT GAGCCTCACAGAGTTTACCCCTCCATCTCCGCTGATCAACGCAGACCAATCAGGGTGCTCTCACTTTTTGACGGCATTGCAACAG GATACCTGGTGCTCAAAGACCTGGGCTTTAAGATTGAGCGCTACATCGCTTCAGAGATTTGCGAGGATTCGATTGCCGTGGGCATGATCAAGCACAAGGGAATGATCGAATATGTCAATGATGTTCGTACCATCACGAGGAAGCAT CTTGCTGAATGGGGTCCATTTGATCTTCTGATTGGTGGCAGTCCGTGTAACGACCTGTCCATGGTCAACCCTCTTCGAAAAGGATTATTTG AGGGCACCGGGAGGCTCTTTTTTGAGTTCTACCGCATATTAACCATGTTGAAGCCAAAGGAGGGCGACGACCGTCCGTTCTTCTGGTTGTTCGAGAACGTGGTTTTCATGAGTGCCCACGACAAGTCAGACATCTGCAGATTCCTCGAG tgtaatcCAATTCTTATTGATGCAGTGAAAGTCAGTCCTGCTCACAGAGCCCGCTACTTTTGGGGGAACCTCCCTGGCATGAACAG ACCTCTTGCTACAGCACTAGATGACAAAGTGGCCCTCCAGGATTGTTTGGAAGTCGGACGCATGGCAAAG TTTGACAAAGTTCGCACCATCACGACAAAGTCCAACTCCATAAGGCAGGGCAAGATGGGGCCGCTACCTGTCAACATGAACGGCAAGGAGGACTACCTGTGGTGCACCGAGTTAGAACA GATCTTTGGCTTCCCCAAACACTACACAGATGTGAATAACATGGGCCGGATGCAGAGGCAGAAAGTCCTGGGTCGGTCCTGGAGCGTCCCTGTTATTCGTCACCTCTTCGCTCCGCTGAAGGATTACTTCGAATGTGAATAA